One genomic region from Acidobacteriota bacterium encodes:
- a CDS encoding LuxR C-terminal-related transcriptional regulator gives MVRLLMRLREIKDLVESTSDAAFAVDGVGHMAAWNIAAEAMFGLTAADAIGKTCGEIIQGMDECGPVCSADCSVQQAVRNHHPVSNFDLHIQTASGRQWCNVSVLIADEANTTLPYSIHIVRQIDVRKRLELLVRDFVVTGTGLAPELATTLISSTRAPARETELSDREVSVLRLLAKGVTTTAVAEQLHISRTTVNNHIQHILRKLDVHTRLEAIRRAEHAGLI, from the coding sequence GTGGTCAGGTTGCTCATGCGGCTTCGCGAGATCAAAGACCTGGTGGAGAGCACTTCGGACGCGGCTTTTGCCGTCGACGGGGTCGGCCACATGGCCGCCTGGAACATCGCGGCTGAAGCAATGTTTGGCCTGACCGCGGCCGATGCGATCGGCAAGACGTGCGGCGAGATCATTCAGGGAATGGATGAATGCGGTCCCGTGTGCTCAGCCGACTGCAGCGTCCAGCAGGCCGTTCGCAATCACCATCCAGTCAGCAACTTCGATCTTCACATTCAGACAGCAAGCGGCAGGCAATGGTGCAATGTCTCTGTGCTGATCGCCGATGAAGCCAACACCACGCTGCCTTACTCAATACACATCGTTCGTCAAATCGATGTTCGCAAGCGGCTCGAGCTGCTCGTACGCGATTTTGTCGTCACGGGCACGGGGCTCGCCCCGGAGCTAGCTACCACTTTGATCTCTTCAACTCGGGCGCCCGCTCGTGAAACGGAACTCTCTGATCGCGAAGTCAGCGTGCTCAGACTCCTGGCTAAGGGCGTTACAACAACGGCCGTAGCTGAGCAGCTTCACATCAGCCGAACCACCGTCAACAATCACATCCAACACATCCTGCGAAAGCTAGACGTCCACACTCGCCTGGAAGCAATTCGCCGTGCTGAACACGCCGGGCTGATATAG
- a CDS encoding Rrf2 family transcriptional regulator — protein sequence MIFSKATGYGIRALAYLAKHPHTGLCGLQEIAEHEHIPPVYLRKVLGELRRHRLLRSVKGIHGGYELARPPQTITLWEVFRLLEPDPYLDACILGCGPCDPESSCALHEDWQKLRSGLVGLMQTKTISEVAASASTHQQAGVSDT from the coding sequence ATGATCTTCTCAAAGGCTACAGGTTATGGAATCCGCGCGCTGGCCTATCTGGCCAAGCACCCCCATACCGGGCTGTGTGGCCTTCAAGAGATCGCCGAACACGAGCACATTCCGCCGGTCTACTTGCGCAAGGTGCTCGGTGAGCTTCGCCGCCATCGGCTGTTGCGCTCGGTCAAGGGGATTCACGGAGGATACGAATTGGCGCGGCCGCCTCAGACCATAACGCTGTGGGAGGTATTTCGACTGTTGGAGCCGGACCCTTATCTGGATGCGTGCATATTGGGATGCGGCCCATGTGATCCTGAGTCATCGTGCGCGCTGCACGAAGACTGGCAGAAGCTGCGAAGCGGGTTGGTTGGGCTGATGCAAACCAAGACGATCTCCGAAGTAGCCGCCTCTGCTTCAACTCATCAGCAGGCTGGCGTTTCGGACACATAG
- a CDS encoding c-type cytochrome codes for MSDAKTRFKLVVLSTFVVASLAVVSAQTQAPSPAATLFEKSCYSCHNIGGGDKKGPDLKGVTSRRTREWLHQYIASPASMNRNGDPAAAELFKKYAPEVMPDQATTPDQIDAILALIEDLSKKNETFVPAGAKLARPIVPSDIDAGLALFTGSAPLESEGTACISCHNVNGVATLGGGTLGPDLTAVNTKYKDPELIGILQNPNFPTMKSVFGTRPLADEEIVRLFAYFQNAKLTQPAAQMNPGIVRLDPWFVVVGFFLTLLSVWSFSLIWRNRLQGVREPIVSAAAKSHKRHKR; via the coding sequence ATGTCAGACGCGAAGACTAGATTCAAATTGGTGGTGTTAAGCACATTCGTTGTCGCATCGCTCGCCGTCGTATCGGCGCAGACACAAGCTCCGTCGCCCGCCGCTACGCTGTTCGAGAAGAGCTGCTATAGCTGCCACAACATCGGCGGCGGAGACAAGAAAGGCCCCGACCTCAAAGGCGTCACCTCGCGACGGACTCGCGAATGGCTGCACCAGTACATCGCCTCGCCCGCAAGTATGAATCGCAACGGCGATCCTGCGGCGGCCGAGCTGTTTAAGAAGTACGCTCCCGAAGTCATGCCTGATCAGGCGACGACCCCGGACCAGATCGACGCGATCCTGGCGTTGATCGAGGATCTCTCGAAGAAGAACGAAACCTTCGTGCCCGCGGGCGCGAAACTCGCCAGGCCGATCGTTCCATCCGACATCGATGCCGGACTCGCGCTGTTCACCGGAAGCGCGCCACTTGAAAGTGAGGGCACTGCGTGCATCTCGTGTCACAACGTAAACGGAGTCGCCACACTGGGCGGTGGAACGCTCGGCCCTGATTTGACTGCTGTCAACACGAAGTACAAAGACCCGGAGCTGATCGGGATTCTCCAGAATCCCAACTTCCCGACGATGAAGAGCGTGTTCGGAACGCGCCCGCTTGCCGACGAAGAGATCGTCCGACTGTTCGCCTATTTTCAGAACGCCAAGCTGACTCAACCGGCAGCGCAGATGAACCCGGGAATCGTCCGGCTCGATCCGTGGTTCGTGGTGGTTGGCTTCTTTCTGACGTTGCTCTCGGTGTGGTCGTTCAGTTTGATCTGGCGGAATCGGCTTCAGGGCGTGCGCGAGCCGATTGTAAGCGCGGCCGCAAAGAGTCACAAGAGGCATAAGAGATGA
- a CDS encoding nitrate reductase subunit alpha has protein sequence MNWIKDIISPETRSWEEFYRNRWQHDKVIRSTHGVNCTGGCSWNIYVKQGIVTWEMQALDYPLLEDGLPPYEPRGCQRGISYSWYLYSPIRVKYPYIRGALLDLWRKAKEEFEDPVDAWESIVTDDESRSRYQRARGKGGFRRGSWEEMQEIIAASVIYTIKKHGSDRIVGFSPIPAMSFLSYAAGSRFLQLLGGVNLSFYDWYCDLPPASPEVWGEQTDVAESADWYNSKFLAVMGSNLNMTRTPDCHFAAESRHNGTKMVVLAPDFSQVSKYADQWIPLHAGQDGPFWMAVNHVILKEFHVEKKTPYFLDYVKRYSDSPFLVKLEKFVVPPSGGSSYGGHKQSVEFEGTNFPPEGGTTNSYKPGRLLRANKLAKYKDEENGDWKFLVYDSISNQARMPGGSVGHRWGQTQGKWNLEFKDPSDGSEIDPQLSFIDNPDVVVEVSFLEFGADETFRRSVPAKWIETEDGKVLVTTVYDLLMAQFGVSRGLAGDYPEDYNDTRLSYTPAWQEQWTGVSKETVIKFAREWASTAAKTEGKCSVIIGAGVNHWYHNNLIYRSAITALMLCGCVGKNGGGLNHYVGQEKLAPVAPWSNIAFARDWVNAVRLQNAPSWHYVHSEQWRYEGEFTDYHPVPQDGPQNGDRSFASGHTIDMQAKAVRCGWLPFYPQFNKPNPLVVQEAVKSGAKTDQEIIDHVVRQIQQKKLPLSVEKPSSKANWPRVWFIWRGNALMASAKGHEFFLKHYLGTHHNDIADECAEGTVKDVDMKSEAPQGKMDLVVDLNFRMDTSALYSDIVLPAATWYEKADLNSTDMHSFIHPLSEAVPPCWESKSDWDIFRGLAKRVSEMSAKHLPAPIRDLVATPLAHDTPDEMAQPDIKDWGKGECEPIPGKTMGHFTLVERDYVNLYNQFISLGPLARKNGMGAHGVKYAIEDFYDEVVESQQHTIEQWNGNKYPSLKRAEDAANMILHFAPETNGELAYRAYQFVEKKVGRPLADLAEKSRHARATYRDLQAQPRRLLNSPMWSGLMHDGRAYSAFTYNYERLVPWRTLTGRQQFYLDHEGYIAFGENLPTYKPSPKPAAYGDLKNSTKEGKTKALNYLTPHGKWHIHSTFSDNHRMMTLSRGCEPVWMNDEDAADIDIRDNDWVEVYNDNGVVCTRAVVSARIPKGVCIQYHSPERTLSVPKSPMRGNRRAGGHNSLTRIRLKPNLMVGGYGQFTYHFNYWGPTGVNRDTFVLVRKLEKVSW, from the coding sequence GTGAACTGGATCAAAGACATAATCAGCCCTGAGACGCGCTCCTGGGAAGAGTTCTATCGCAACCGCTGGCAGCACGACAAAGTGATCCGCAGCACTCACGGCGTCAACTGCACCGGCGGATGCAGTTGGAACATTTACGTCAAGCAGGGCATCGTGACCTGGGAGATGCAAGCGCTCGACTACCCGCTGCTCGAGGACGGCCTGCCTCCATACGAACCGCGCGGCTGTCAGCGAGGCATTTCGTATTCGTGGTACCTCTACAGCCCGATTCGCGTGAAGTACCCGTACATTCGAGGCGCGCTGCTCGATCTGTGGCGCAAGGCCAAAGAAGAATTCGAAGATCCTGTCGACGCATGGGAGTCCATCGTCACCGACGACGAGTCACGCTCTCGCTATCAACGCGCTCGCGGCAAGGGCGGGTTCCGGCGCGGCAGTTGGGAAGAGATGCAAGAGATCATCGCCGCTTCGGTCATTTACACAATCAAGAAGCACGGCTCCGATCGTATCGTCGGCTTCTCTCCGATTCCCGCGATGTCTTTCTTGAGCTACGCCGCCGGCTCGAGATTCCTTCAACTGCTCGGCGGGGTGAACCTGAGCTTCTACGATTGGTACTGTGATCTTCCTCCCGCGTCGCCCGAAGTCTGGGGCGAGCAGACCGACGTCGCCGAAAGCGCCGATTGGTACAACTCGAAGTTTCTCGCGGTGATGGGATCGAACCTGAACATGACCCGCACGCCGGATTGCCACTTCGCCGCCGAGTCGCGTCACAACGGAACGAAGATGGTGGTTCTCGCGCCGGACTTCAGCCAGGTGTCGAAGTACGCCGACCAGTGGATTCCGCTTCACGCAGGGCAGGACGGGCCGTTTTGGATGGCGGTGAATCACGTCATCCTCAAAGAGTTTCACGTCGAGAAGAAGACGCCGTACTTTCTCGACTACGTCAAGCGATACAGCGATTCGCCATTTCTAGTGAAGCTCGAAAAGTTCGTAGTACCGCCTTCAGGCGGAAGTTCGTACGGCGGTCACAAACAATCGGTTGAGTTCGAAGGTACAAACTTTCCGCCTGAAGGCGGTACTACAAACTCCTACAAGCCTGGCCGACTCCTTCGCGCGAACAAACTTGCGAAGTACAAAGACGAAGAGAACGGCGATTGGAAATTCCTCGTCTACGATTCGATTTCGAATCAAGCTCGAATGCCCGGCGGTTCCGTAGGTCATCGCTGGGGTCAGACCCAAGGCAAATGGAACCTCGAGTTCAAAGACCCGTCCGACGGCTCGGAGATCGATCCGCAGTTGAGCTTCATCGATAACCCTGACGTCGTCGTCGAAGTTTCGTTCCTCGAGTTTGGAGCGGATGAGACCTTCCGGCGATCAGTCCCCGCCAAGTGGATCGAGACCGAAGACGGCAAGGTCCTGGTCACGACGGTCTACGATCTATTGATGGCGCAGTTCGGTGTGAGCCGAGGACTCGCCGGCGACTATCCCGAAGACTACAACGATACGCGCCTCTCATACACCCCTGCCTGGCAGGAGCAGTGGACCGGCGTTTCAAAAGAGACCGTCATCAAGTTCGCGCGCGAGTGGGCTTCGACCGCGGCGAAGACCGAAGGCAAGTGCTCGGTCATCATCGGCGCGGGGGTCAATCACTGGTATCACAACAATCTGATTTACCGCTCGGCGATCACGGCGCTGATGCTGTGCGGATGCGTGGGCAAGAACGGAGGAGGATTAAACCACTACGTTGGTCAGGAGAAGCTTGCGCCGGTCGCGCCGTGGAGCAACATCGCATTCGCGCGCGACTGGGTTAACGCGGTGCGCTTGCAGAACGCGCCGTCGTGGCACTACGTCCACAGCGAACAGTGGCGCTACGAAGGCGAGTTCACCGACTATCACCCCGTCCCGCAAGATGGCCCGCAGAACGGCGACCGTAGCTTCGCAAGCGGGCACACAATCGACATGCAAGCCAAAGCGGTGCGATGCGGCTGGCTTCCTTTTTATCCGCAGTTCAACAAGCCGAATCCGCTGGTCGTTCAAGAGGCGGTCAAATCAGGCGCAAAGACCGATCAAGAGATCATCGACCACGTTGTTCGCCAGATTCAGCAGAAAAAGCTTCCGCTCTCGGTCGAGAAGCCAAGCTCGAAAGCGAACTGGCCTCGTGTGTGGTTCATCTGGCGCGGCAACGCGTTGATGGCCAGCGCTAAGGGTCACGAGTTTTTCCTGAAGCACTATCTTGGAACTCATCACAACGACATCGCCGACGAGTGCGCCGAAGGAACGGTGAAGGATGTCGACATGAAGTCCGAAGCTCCGCAGGGAAAGATGGACCTCGTCGTCGATCTGAATTTCCGAATGGACACATCCGCGCTTTACTCGGACATCGTTCTGCCCGCCGCGACCTGGTACGAAAAGGCTGATCTGAACTCGACGGACATGCACTCGTTTATTCATCCGCTGTCGGAAGCCGTGCCGCCGTGCTGGGAATCCAAGAGCGACTGGGACATCTTCCGCGGCCTCGCAAAGCGCGTCAGCGAGATGTCGGCAAAGCATCTCCCGGCTCCTATCAGAGACTTGGTCGCGACGCCGCTCGCGCATGACACCCCCGACGAGATGGCGCAGCCGGATATCAAAGACTGGGGCAAAGGCGAGTGCGAGCCGATACCCGGAAAGACGATGGGCCACTTCACTCTGGTCGAACGCGACTACGTGAACCTCTACAACCAGTTCATCTCGCTCGGCCCGCTGGCGAGAAAGAACGGCATGGGCGCTCACGGTGTGAAGTACGCGATCGAAGACTTCTACGACGAAGTAGTCGAGTCGCAACAGCACACGATCGAACAGTGGAACGGCAACAAGTATCCTTCGCTCAAGCGCGCAGAAGACGCGGCGAACATGATTCTTCATTTCGCGCCCGAGACGAACGGCGAGCTTGCTTATCGCGCGTATCAATTCGTCGAGAAGAAAGTCGGCCGCCCGCTCGCCGATCTTGCGGAGAAGAGCCGCCACGCGCGCGCGACCTATCGTGACTTGCAGGCACAGCCGCGGCGGTTGTTGAACAGCCCGATGTGGTCCGGCCTCATGCACGATGGGCGAGCTTACTCGGCCTTCACTTACAACTACGAGCGGCTGGTGCCGTGGCGGACGCTCACGGGCCGGCAGCAGTTCTATCTAGATCACGAAGGCTACATCGCGTTCGGCGAGAACTTGCCGACTTACAAGCCTTCGCCGAAGCCCGCCGCTTATGGCGATCTGAAGAACAGCACCAAAGAAGGCAAGACGAAAGCGCTCAATTACCTGACGCCTCACGGCAAGTGGCACATTCACTCTACGTTTTCGGACAACCATCGCATGATGACGTTGTCGCGAGGCTGTGAGCCGGTGTGGATGAACGACGAGGACGCCGCTGACATAGACATCAGGGACAACGACTGGGTCGAGGTCTACAACGACAACGGCGTCGTCTGCACGCGAGCCGTTGTGAGCGCCCGAATTCCGAAAGGCGTGTGCATTCAATACCACTCGCCCGAAAGAACGCTGTCGGTGCCGAAGTCGCCGATGCGCGGCAATCGTCGCGCAGGCGGACACAACAGCCTGACGCGAATCCGGTTGAAGCCGAACCTGATGGTCGGAGGGTACGGGCAATTCACTTATCACTTCAACTACTGGGGCCCGACCGGAGTGAACCGCGACACTTTTGTGCTGGTGCGCAAACTCGAGAAGGTGAGCTGGTAA
- the narH gene encoding nitrate reductase subunit beta: protein MDVRLQISMVFHLDKCIGCHTCSIACKNVWTDRKGAEYMWWNNVETKPGTGYPTAWEDQTKYKGGWEQKNGQPDLKMGGRVLRVLNIFHNPYLPKLDDYYEPWTYKYEDLFNAPEGADQPTARPISMVTGKYMNVEAGPNWDDDLGGSPIYAANDPNLEALTEEQRAELFEIERLVFFYLPRICNHCLNAACVAACPSGAIYKRGEDGIVLINQEVCRGWRMCVTACPYKKTFYNWSTGKSEKCILCFPRLETGQAPACFHSCVGRIRYLGALLYDADRLLDAMKVPDDKLVEAQRDLILDPFDREVIAEAMKNGIDEGAIEAAQRSPVYRYVKEWNLALPLHAEFRTLPMLFYVPPLLPVMAKSEDGLYDASNKELFSPIEKSRLPMEYMAKLFSGGNVDLVQYALKKQYAIRLFKRMETVGDIDHATVKRALEQVNTSEEEAEQIYRLTSLATMDERYVIPPSHREEAMQMLNDDTWAEKGEVGLGFRELPVRGA from the coding sequence ATGGACGTTCGCTTACAGATTTCAATGGTGTTTCACCTTGACAAGTGTATCGGCTGCCACACGTGCTCGATCGCTTGCAAGAATGTTTGGACCGATCGCAAAGGCGCCGAGTACATGTGGTGGAACAACGTCGAAACCAAACCCGGCACCGGCTACCCGACCGCGTGGGAAGATCAGACCAAGTACAAAGGCGGGTGGGAGCAGAAGAACGGGCAGCCCGATCTCAAGATGGGGGGCCGCGTCCTGCGAGTGCTGAACATCTTTCACAATCCGTACCTGCCCAAGCTCGACGATTACTACGAGCCGTGGACCTACAAGTACGAAGACCTGTTCAATGCGCCCGAAGGCGCCGATCAGCCGACTGCTCGTCCGATCTCAATGGTCACCGGCAAGTACATGAACGTCGAAGCCGGGCCGAACTGGGATGATGATCTCGGCGGCTCGCCTATTTACGCCGCGAACGATCCAAATCTCGAAGCGCTCACCGAGGAGCAACGCGCCGAGCTGTTCGAGATCGAACGTCTGGTGTTCTTCTATCTGCCTCGCATCTGCAATCACTGCTTGAACGCGGCGTGCGTCGCGGCGTGCCCGTCAGGGGCGATCTACAAACGCGGCGAAGACGGCATCGTGCTAATCAATCAAGAGGTCTGCCGAGGTTGGCGCATGTGCGTGACCGCTTGCCCGTACAAGAAGACTTTCTACAACTGGTCAACTGGCAAATCGGAAAAGTGCATCCTGTGCTTCCCGAGGCTCGAGACCGGCCAGGCGCCTGCATGCTTCCACTCGTGCGTTGGAAGGATTCGTTATCTGGGCGCCCTGTTGTATGACGCCGACCGCTTGCTCGATGCGATGAAGGTCCCCGACGACAAACTGGTCGAAGCTCAGCGCGATTTGATCCTCGATCCATTCGATCGCGAAGTGATTGCCGAGGCTATGAAGAACGGGATCGATGAGGGCGCAATTGAAGCCGCCCAGCGCTCGCCGGTCTACCGGTACGTCAAGGAGTGGAACCTCGCGTTGCCGCTGCACGCCGAGTTCCGCACGCTGCCGATGCTCTTCTACGTGCCGCCTCTGTTGCCGGTGATGGCCAAGAGCGAGGACGGACTCTACGACGCTTCAAACAAAGAGCTGTTCAGCCCGATCGAGAAGTCGCGGCTCCCGATGGAGTACATGGCGAAGCTGTTCTCGGGCGGCAACGTGGACCTCGTGCAATATGCGCTGAAGAAGCAATACGCGATTCGACTATTCAAGCGCATGGAAACGGTCGGCGATATAGACCATGCGACGGTGAAGCGCGCCCTCGAGCAAGTGAACACTTCCGAAGAAGAGGCGGAGCAAATATACCGGCTGACTTCGCTGGCCACGATGGACGAGAGGTACGTGATACCGCCTTCTCATCGCGAAGAAGCGATGCAAATGCTGAACGACGATACGTGGGCAGAGAAGGGCGAGGTCGGGTTGGGCTTTCGTGAGTTACCTGTAAGGGGCGCATAA
- the narJ gene encoding nitrate reductase molybdenum cofactor assembly chaperone, translated as MNHLYEILASSLEYPGEDWNTRLDRCKQWLTIQEPDVAVQFIRFRRKVKDLSIDKLQELYTQTFDLNPVCTLDIGYHLFGENYKRGELLAKLRETEAPYELGQANQLPDHLPVLLRLLAKLEDEELRLALIGEILIPALGKMLEALSQTENPYRDLIEVISNALKNEVPEGSARCQLAPGEEIPELYRISAKAPAR; from the coding sequence ATGAATCATCTCTACGAAATTCTTGCGAGCTCGCTCGAGTACCCTGGCGAAGATTGGAACACGCGTCTCGATCGTTGCAAACAATGGTTGACTATTCAGGAGCCCGACGTCGCGGTGCAGTTCATCAGGTTCCGCCGGAAGGTCAAGGATCTCTCGATCGACAAGCTGCAGGAACTGTACACGCAGACGTTCGATCTGAATCCGGTCTGCACGCTCGATATCGGCTATCACCTGTTCGGCGAGAACTACAAACGCGGCGAGTTGTTGGCGAAGCTTCGTGAGACGGAAGCGCCGTACGAACTGGGCCAGGCGAATCAGTTGCCCGACCACTTGCCCGTGCTGCTCCGGTTGCTCGCGAAGCTCGAGGATGAAGAACTGCGACTAGCGCTGATCGGTGAGATTCTGATTCCGGCGCTGGGCAAGATGCTTGAAGCCCTCAGCCAAACCGAGAATCCGTATCGGGACCTGATCGAGGTCATCAGCAATGCGCTAAAGAACGAAGTACCGGAAGGTAGCGCACGCTGCCAGCTTGCGCCGGGTGAAGAGATCCCCGAGCTTTATCGCATTTCGGCGAAGGCGCCGGCCCGGTGA
- the narI gene encoding respiratory nitrate reductase subunit gamma, whose protein sequence is MLNLDNLLFVMFPYTVIILAVVVTAQRYFKKGFTYSSLSSQFLEGGELFYGSVPFHIGILGVLAGHLIGFVFPKSVLLFNSVPLRLYILESTALLFGLMCLVGIVNLIVRRHISARVRAVTSLMDVVVLLLLLIQVVLGVYTAIFYRWGSAWYAASAVPYLRSLFTLQPDVAMIAPLPMVVKAHFLNAWVLVAVFGFSRLVHMLVVPIHYLWRPYQLVIWNWNRKRIRGQAPRPRPAPAEVIVPASERPAKSSPAFTR, encoded by the coding sequence ATGCTTAACCTCGATAATCTACTCTTCGTCATGTTTCCCTACACCGTGATCATTCTCGCGGTCGTCGTCACGGCGCAGCGGTATTTCAAGAAGGGCTTCACCTACTCGAGCCTGTCGTCGCAGTTCCTCGAAGGCGGCGAGCTGTTCTACGGGTCGGTGCCATTTCACATCGGCATACTCGGAGTGTTGGCCGGCCACCTGATCGGCTTTGTGTTTCCAAAGAGTGTGCTGTTGTTCAACAGCGTTCCGCTGAGGCTGTATATCCTCGAAAGCACCGCGCTGCTGTTCGGACTGATGTGTCTGGTCGGCATCGTGAACCTGATCGTGCGCCGGCATATCTCGGCTCGCGTTCGCGCAGTGACTTCGCTGATGGATGTGGTCGTGCTGCTTCTTCTTTTGATTCAAGTCGTGCTCGGTGTCTACACCGCGATCTTCTATCGCTGGGGTTCGGCGTGGTACGCGGCTTCGGCGGTGCCTTATCTGCGCTCGCTGTTCACGCTTCAACCTGACGTGGCGATGATCGCGCCGCTGCCCATGGTGGTGAAGGCGCACTTCCTGAACGCGTGGGTGCTGGTGGCGGTTTTTGGTTTCTCGCGCTTGGTTCACATGCTCGTCGTGCCGATTCACTATCTGTGGCGCCCTTATCAGCTTGTGATCTGGAACTGGAACCGCAAACGCATTCGTGGCCAGGCTCCGCGACCGAGACCCGCTCCTGCCGAGGTGATAGTGCCGGCGAGCGAAAGGCCAGCCAAGAGCAGTCCGGCTTTCACGAGGTAA
- a CDS encoding cytochrome c3 family protein: protein MSLRTAKIISLLVTIAGAIVLLQGATFTWLGNQQGYEPAQPIAFSHKVHAGDIQIQCLYCHSAAEKSKVAGIPAASTCMNCHLQIKKDSPEIQKITQALADNRPIEWVRVHSLPDHARFDHSRHAAAGIKCQQCHGAIETMERVSQFETLSMGMCVTCHRTHREVTLDENGKPVISREATPKRLMASTDCSVCHH, encoded by the coding sequence ATGAGCTTAAGGACGGCAAAAATAATCTCACTGCTCGTGACCATAGCCGGCGCGATCGTGCTGCTGCAGGGCGCGACGTTCACTTGGCTCGGCAATCAGCAGGGCTACGAGCCGGCACAGCCGATTGCTTTTTCGCACAAGGTTCACGCGGGCGATATCCAGATTCAGTGTTTGTACTGTCACTCGGCCGCCGAGAAGTCCAAGGTCGCAGGCATCCCGGCCGCTTCGACGTGTATGAACTGCCACTTGCAGATCAAGAAGGACTCGCCCGAGATTCAGAAGATCACGCAGGCGCTAGCGGACAACAGACCGATCGAGTGGGTGAGAGTGCATAGTCTGCCGGATCACGCGCGCTTCGATCACAGCCGCCACGCCGCGGCCGGTATCAAGTGCCAGCAATGCCACGGCGCGATCGAGACGATGGAGCGAGTCTCGCAGTTCGAGACGCTTTCGATGGGAATGTGCGTGACGTGTCACAGGACTCATCGCGAGGTGACTTTGGATGAGAACGGCAAGCCGGTGATTTCACGCGAGGCGACGCCGAAGAGATTGATGGCTTCGACTGATTGTTCGGTTTGTCACCACTGA